A single genomic interval of Puntigrus tetrazona isolate hp1 unplaced genomic scaffold, ASM1883169v1 S000000233, whole genome shotgun sequence harbors:
- the LOC122333281 gene encoding zinc finger E-box-binding homeobox 2-like → MTGEVTQVLDFENVVETGSETEEEDRLLVSEEDGLLNGAGSPVSLVNHESVAPPSPTLGHTLLRKTVDDEDDMKDSGIENVWHENDLLSASVDGTDMRIFS, encoded by the exons ATGACTGGAGAGGTCACACAAG tGTTGGACTTTGAGAACGTTGTAGAAACTGGATCAGAGACGGAAGAAGAGGATAGGCTTCTGGTGTCGGAGGAGGACGGCTTGCTCAATGGGGCGGGGAGTCCAGTCAGCCTCGTCAATCATGAGTCCGTGGCTCCGCCCTCTCCGACCCTGGGTCACACGCTGCTGAGGAAGACTgtggatgatgaagatgatatGAAGGACAGTGGAATAGAGAACGTCTGGCATGAAAACGATTTGCTGAGTGCATCAGTCGATGGTACCG ACATGCGCATCTTCTCTTAG